One genomic segment of Kiritimatiella glycovorans includes these proteins:
- a CDS encoding translation initiation factor IF-1: MSRAEEKKETILLDARLQAVIDRNAFRAQLRNGHRVVAFIGRTECGPRKWRPGDMVTVEMSPYDMSKGCIVASAEERKS; the protein is encoded by the coding sequence ATGAGCCGCGCCGAAGAGAAAAAAGAGACAATTTTACTGGACGCGCGTCTGCAGGCCGTGATAGACCGTAACGCCTTTCGTGCGCAATTGCGTAACGGTCATCGCGTCGTGGCGTTTATCGGGCGTACAGAATGCGGACCGCGGAAGTGGCGGCCCGGAGACATGGTCACGGTGGAGATGTCTCCCTACGATATGTCGAAAGGGTGTATCGTCGCTTCAGCAGAGGAGCGTAAATCATGA
- the rpmJ gene encoding 50S ribosomal protein L36 codes for MKVRPSVKRMCEQCKVVRRKGVVRIVCSNPRHKQRQG; via the coding sequence ATGAAAGTCCGGCCTTCAGTCAAGAGAATGTGTGAACAGTGCAAGGTGGTGCGGCGCAAAGGCGTGGTCCGCATCGTCTGCAGCAACCCCCGGCATAAACAGCGCCAGGGCTGA
- the rpsK gene encoding 30S ribosomal protein S11: MADEEKKQSAEAEEPQAESTDTKPTEAQPQASEQEASGGSATAADLLGEEEPAPAKPKGRGKGGRHIPSGVAFVKATFNNTIVSITDKRGNVVAWSAAGRCGFKGSRKSTAFAATTVAREAARDAISKGMNEVEIRVQGPGAGRESAIRALQAAGLNISAIKDTTGVPHNGCRPPKRRRV; encoded by the coding sequence ATGGCTGACGAAGAAAAGAAACAGTCCGCCGAGGCGGAAGAGCCGCAGGCCGAGTCCACCGACACGAAGCCGACCGAGGCGCAGCCGCAGGCTTCGGAGCAGGAGGCATCCGGCGGGTCCGCGACGGCCGCCGATCTGCTCGGCGAAGAGGAACCGGCGCCGGCGAAGCCGAAAGGACGCGGCAAGGGCGGGCGCCATATTCCGTCCGGGGTCGCCTTTGTCAAGGCCACCTTCAATAACACGATCGTGTCCATCACCGACAAGCGGGGCAACGTGGTCGCATGGAGCGCCGCCGGCCGGTGCGGGTTCAAGGGTTCGCGCAAGAGCACGGCGTTCGCGGCCACTACCGTGGCGCGTGAGGCCGCCCGCGATGCCATCTCAAAGGGAATGAACGAGGTCGAGATCCGAGTACAGGGGCCGGGCGCCGGGCGCGAGTCCGCGATCCGCGCCCTGCAGGCCGCCGGACTCAATATCTCCGCCATCAAGGACACCACCGGGGTGCCCCACAACGGATGCCGCCCTCCCAAGCGGCGCCGGGTGTAA
- the map gene encoding type I methionyl aminopeptidase, translating into MIPVKSPAELDAMRRSCRATAGVLEAVAGRVAPGVTTRELDELAREMIRDTGGTAAFYGYRGYPAHLCVSINEEVVHGIPAARRINPGDIVSIDIGIVLDGFVGDCATTVAVGVEDPDVRRLCRTTREALKAGVARAVEGNRLSDISHAVQSRAEEEGFSIVRQFVGHGIGREMHEEPQIPNFGPPGKGPRLKAGMTLAIEPMVNMGGSAVQVLEDDWTVVTRDRRPSAHYEYTVAVGRDEPEILTPVPDF; encoded by the coding sequence ATGATTCCCGTGAAGTCCCCCGCAGAGCTGGACGCCATGCGGCGCAGCTGCCGCGCCACGGCCGGCGTGCTGGAGGCCGTCGCCGGCCGCGTCGCACCGGGCGTCACCACCCGCGAACTCGATGAACTCGCCCGCGAGATGATCCGCGATACCGGCGGCACCGCCGCCTTCTACGGATACCGCGGCTATCCCGCCCACCTCTGCGTCTCAATCAACGAAGAGGTCGTCCACGGGATCCCGGCCGCCCGCCGCATCAACCCCGGCGATATCGTCAGCATCGACATCGGCATCGTCCTCGACGGATTCGTCGGCGACTGCGCCACGACGGTGGCCGTGGGGGTGGAGGATCCGGACGTGCGCCGCCTCTGCCGCACCACCCGGGAGGCCCTGAAGGCCGGCGTGGCCCGGGCCGTGGAAGGCAACCGCCTCTCGGATATCTCCCATGCGGTGCAGTCGCGCGCGGAGGAGGAAGGGTTTTCAATCGTGCGCCAGTTCGTCGGCCACGGGATCGGCCGCGAGATGCACGAAGAACCGCAGATCCCCAATTTCGGTCCGCCGGGCAAAGGCCCGCGGCTCAAAGCGGGCATGACCCTGGCCATCGAACCGATGGTCAATATGGGCGGATCCGCGGTGCAGGTGCTCGAGGACGACTGGACCGTGGTCACGCGTGACCGCCGCCCCTCCGCGCACTACGAGTACACGGTGGCGGTGGGCCGCGACGAACCCGAGATCCTGACCCCGGTGCCGGACTTCTGA
- a CDS encoding DNA-directed RNA polymerase subunit alpha, producing the protein MPVRLARFEMPKRVVRDEAVCTDTYGRFHAEPFEAGYGRTIGNSLRRVLLSSIEGAAITSVKIEGAPHEFCSLPGVLEDVTDIILNLKKVLLKVYTRETRRLRIDKKGPGPVTAGDIQTDGMSEVLNPDFTIATLAEDGHFQAELEVRVGRGYCAAEWNKKEEQEIGLIPMDALFSPVRRVKYMDENTRVGRRTDYDKLVLEIWTDGRVTPDEALTMASAILRHHLDVFVSYDKDFIEFEESEKQVDQEREELRRKLNISVNEIELSVRAANCLNNANITTVGELATKTESEMLKYRNFGKKSLNEIKAKLAEMGLSLGMSFDPELLQHKSEDAGE; encoded by the coding sequence ATGCCAGTACGACTTGCACGATTTGAAATGCCCAAGCGGGTGGTCCGCGACGAAGCGGTCTGCACCGATACCTACGGCCGGTTCCATGCCGAACCTTTTGAAGCCGGCTACGGGCGCACGATCGGAAATTCGCTCCGCCGCGTGCTGCTCTCCTCGATCGAAGGCGCCGCCATTACCTCGGTGAAAATCGAGGGCGCGCCCCACGAGTTCTGCTCGCTGCCGGGCGTGCTCGAAGATGTCACGGACATCATCCTGAACCTCAAAAAGGTCCTGCTTAAAGTCTACACCCGCGAAACGCGCCGTCTGCGGATCGATAAGAAAGGTCCGGGGCCGGTGACGGCAGGCGATATCCAGACCGACGGGATGAGCGAAGTGCTCAACCCCGATTTCACGATCGCCACGCTGGCGGAAGACGGGCACTTCCAGGCGGAGCTCGAAGTCCGCGTCGGCCGCGGGTACTGCGCCGCGGAATGGAATAAGAAAGAGGAGCAGGAAATCGGCCTGATCCCGATGGACGCCCTCTTTTCGCCGGTGCGCCGGGTCAAGTACATGGACGAAAATACCCGTGTCGGACGCCGGACCGACTACGACAAGCTCGTGCTGGAGATCTGGACGGACGGACGCGTGACGCCCGATGAGGCGCTGACCATGGCGTCGGCCATCCTGCGCCACCACCTCGACGTCTTCGTAAGCTACGATAAGGACTTCATCGAGTTCGAGGAAAGCGAGAAGCAGGTCGATCAGGAGCGCGAGGAACTGCGGCGCAAACTGAACATCAGCGTCAACGAGATCGAATTGAGCGTGCGCGCGGCGAACTGCCTCAACAACGCCAATATCACCACGGTCGGCGAACTCGCGACCAAGACGGAATCGGAGATGCTGAAGTACCGCAACTTCGGCAAAAAATCCCTCAACGAGATCAAGGCCAAGCTCGCCGAAATGGGCCTCTCGCTCGGAATGTCGTTCGATCCCGAGCTGCTGCAGCATAAAAGCGAGGATGCCGGAGAATAA
- a CDS encoding type II secretion system protein GspD, whose amino-acid sequence MHTGGGSASREASAAESRPEITHEEAAGMMEQARALYEQGRYRRALMRCVDISYTAPETPGLRTLRAEVLEALQAQREKELDAQQEATTRALAQDARERWDLPGTYGMRRFVDRDEVENLEEDYPLLKQLNKPVTIHLKNASLNQFMRVISEDRNLNVIADQNLSVKGGLDVEVSNTPLSEVLDYIARNFGVEFYFGKNILWITKPNPKDGPMFQTRIFKLQRGLLLHASDWKGTEKGKEDQIAGLSSLSTVLPDGETSVEKVIKQFVPQPKGAALLLDRDAHSLVVKNTPVNLKKTEEIIRTLDTYPPQILIEARFIETTLSDLSELGVEWILNDDFSTFHSDQVIVGGGPNDPLVSFDRFTGQDELSPVDVFNDSDQSFSLADQGLNMTYQGILNNAQFQAVLHALDISGKGRTLSVPRVTTLNNTPAKLRNGQDFRFYDEFKAQAFALVDANNRKYTVTALMPSGAPKMEELGITLVAVPSVGADLRTINLLLQPTIAQFEGFESYQSTNVVAGAQQVQQIEVKLPKFSRKEVQTRVVVESGETVVMGGLIDVVEKDTENKVPLLGDLPYIGKAFRQEHTSEQTRNLLIFVTATVLSERGESLLPANRLSRSSINRPAAGEQAAPREPRAAAAPVTEDQAVVKETPAEESAPAKKPDEKSAPEKDKADEKKPAPKAEGKSG is encoded by the coding sequence ATGCACACGGGCGGCGGCTCCGCTTCCCGGGAGGCTTCGGCGGCCGAATCGCGTCCCGAGATCACCCACGAGGAAGCGGCGGGTATGATGGAGCAGGCCAGAGCGCTCTATGAACAGGGCCGCTACCGACGCGCCCTGATGCGGTGCGTCGATATATCTTACACCGCTCCGGAGACCCCCGGCCTCCGCACCCTGCGCGCGGAGGTGCTCGAGGCCCTGCAGGCGCAGCGCGAAAAGGAACTGGACGCCCAGCAGGAAGCCACCACCCGCGCGCTGGCACAGGACGCGCGGGAGCGATGGGATCTACCCGGCACCTACGGAATGCGTCGTTTCGTCGACCGCGACGAGGTCGAAAACCTCGAAGAGGACTATCCCCTCCTGAAACAGCTGAACAAGCCGGTTACCATCCACCTCAAGAACGCCTCGCTCAACCAGTTCATGCGGGTGATATCCGAAGACCGCAACCTCAACGTCATCGCCGACCAGAACCTGTCCGTGAAGGGAGGACTGGACGTCGAAGTCAGCAACACTCCGCTCTCCGAGGTGCTCGACTATATCGCCCGCAATTTCGGCGTGGAGTTCTACTTCGGAAAAAATATTCTCTGGATTACCAAGCCGAACCCGAAAGACGGGCCGATGTTCCAGACCCGCATCTTTAAACTGCAGCGCGGACTGCTGCTCCACGCTTCGGACTGGAAAGGGACGGAGAAGGGCAAGGAGGATCAAATCGCCGGGCTCTCCTCGCTCTCCACCGTACTCCCCGACGGCGAAACCTCCGTTGAAAAGGTAATCAAGCAGTTCGTACCGCAGCCCAAGGGAGCCGCGCTGCTGCTGGACCGCGACGCCCATTCGCTGGTCGTGAAGAACACGCCCGTCAACCTGAAAAAAACCGAAGAGATTATCCGCACGCTCGATACCTATCCGCCGCAGATTCTCATCGAGGCCCGCTTTATCGAGACCACGCTCTCGGACCTGAGCGAGCTGGGCGTCGAATGGATTCTGAACGATGACTTCAGCACGTTTCACTCCGACCAGGTCATCGTGGGGGGCGGGCCGAACGATCCGCTCGTGTCCTTTGACCGCTTCACGGGACAGGACGAACTCTCGCCGGTCGATGTGTTCAACGATTCCGACCAGAGCTTCAGCCTCGCCGACCAGGGTCTGAATATGACGTACCAGGGCATTCTGAACAACGCCCAGTTCCAGGCCGTGCTTCATGCCCTCGACATCTCGGGGAAGGGCCGCACGCTCTCGGTCCCCCGCGTGACGACCCTGAACAACACCCCGGCGAAACTGCGCAATGGCCAGGACTTCCGGTTCTATGATGAATTCAAGGCCCAGGCATTCGCGCTGGTCGACGCGAACAACCGGAAGTATACGGTGACCGCCCTGATGCCCTCGGGCGCGCCGAAGATGGAGGAACTGGGCATCACCCTCGTCGCGGTCCCCAGCGTCGGCGCCGACCTCCGTACCATCAATCTGCTGCTCCAGCCCACGATCGCACAGTTTGAAGGCTTTGAGAGCTACCAGTCCACGAACGTTGTCGCCGGTGCGCAGCAGGTCCAGCAGATCGAGGTCAAGCTGCCCAAGTTTTCCCGCAAAGAGGTCCAGACCCGCGTGGTGGTCGAAAGCGGAGAGACCGTCGTCATGGGCGGTCTCATCGACGTGGTCGAAAAAGACACCGAAAACAAGGTGCCCCTGCTCGGGGATCTGCCGTATATCGGCAAGGCCTTCCGCCAGGAGCACACCTCGGAGCAGACGCGCAACCTGCTCATTTTCGTTACGGCGACCGTCCTGTCCGAGCGCGGCGAATCATTGCTGCCCGCCAACCGGTTGAGCCGTTCGTCGATTAACCGCCCCGCCGCCGGGGAGCAGGCCGCCCCCCGTGAGCCACGGGCCGCCGCCGCTCCGGTGACGGAAGATCAGGCCGTCGTGAAGGAAACGCCGGCTGAAGAATCCGCTCCCGCGAAGAAGCCCGACGAAAAGTCGGCCCCGGAGAAGGACAAGGCCGACGAGAAAAAGCCAGCGCCGAAAGCCGAAGGGAAATCCGGCTAG
- the rpsM gene encoding 30S ribosomal protein S13: MPRVIGVDIPGRKRLEYALCYIYGIGPTMARQVTRQAELDPAKKADELTDEEITRLSNVLQSGYQVEGDLRRQVSQNIRRLISIGSYRGLRHRRGLPVRGQRTKTNARTRKGGKKTVGAIRGKEARAAAKQATR, from the coding sequence ATGCCGCGAGTAATCGGAGTGGACATCCCGGGACGCAAGCGTCTGGAATACGCGCTGTGCTATATTTACGGCATCGGCCCCACGATGGCGCGGCAGGTGACCCGCCAGGCCGAACTCGATCCCGCCAAGAAGGCGGACGAACTGACGGACGAAGAAATTACCCGGCTCTCGAACGTGCTGCAGTCCGGGTACCAGGTGGAGGGGGACCTGCGCCGCCAGGTCTCGCAGAATATCCGCCGGCTGATCTCCATCGGCTCCTATCGCGGGTTGCGGCACCGGCGCGGACTTCCCGTGCGCGGGCAGCGCACCAAAACCAACGCACGCACCCGCAAGGGCGGCAAGAAGACGGTCGGCGCCATCCGCGGCAAAGAGGCCCGCGCAGCGGCCAAACAGGCGACCCGCTGA
- the rplQ gene encoding 50S ribosomal protein L17 produces MRHRKRNVKLGRSSAHRNELLANQVCHLIRRGRIRTTLTKAKALRPVAEKMVTLGKKGTLAHRRHALSELHQEDAVKQLFDELAPRFTDRSGGYTRILKLGARSSDGSEMALIEWVEAAESVGQTG; encoded by the coding sequence ATGAGACACCGGAAGAGAAATGTAAAACTGGGGCGCTCCTCGGCGCACCGCAACGAGCTGCTCGCCAACCAGGTGTGTCACCTTATCCGGCGCGGCAGGATCCGGACGACGCTCACCAAGGCGAAAGCCCTCCGCCCCGTGGCGGAGAAGATGGTGACGCTGGGCAAAAAGGGCACGCTGGCGCACCGCCGCCACGCGCTGTCTGAGCTGCACCAGGAGGATGCCGTTAAACAGCTCTTCGATGAGCTTGCTCCCCGCTTCACCGATCGCTCCGGCGGGTATACCCGGATCCTCAAGCTCGGAGCCCGCTCGAGCGACGGATCCGAAATGGCCCTCATCGAATGGGTGGAGGCCGCCGAATCCGTCGGTCAGACCGGCTGA